TGCCTCGGCAAGGCGCTCAAGGAGGCGCTCGGCGAGAAGCGGGGAATCGTGCGCTACGGCGCCTCGTATCTCCCGATGGACGAGGCGCTGCTCCACGCCTCCGTGGACATCTCGGGACGGCCCTATCTGGTGTTCAACGTGCCACTACAGCGCACGCGGATCTCGAACTTCGACCTCGACCTCCTGAAGGACTTCTTCCGCGCCGTCGCCTTCAATGCCGAGATCACCCTGCACGTCACCATGCACTACGGAGAGAACCTCCACCACATCGCGGAGGCCACGTTCAAGGCGGTGGGGCGCGCGCTCGCCGAGGCCACCCGCCTCAACCCTCGCATCAGCGACGTGCTCTCCACGAAGGGCAGCCTCTAGGCGGCGTCCATGATCGCGGTGGTCGACTACGGGCGGAGCAATCTCGGGAGCGTGGAGAAGGCCTTCGCGCGCCTCGGGATGCCCGCGCGCATCGCCGACGATCCTCGCGTCGTCGCCGACGCGGAGGCGGTGGTGCTGCCCGGCGACGGCGCGTTCGACGACGTCATGCGGAGCCTCGCGCGACGGGGGCTCGTGGATCCGCTGCGCGCCGTGCTCGACGAGGGGCGGCCGTTCCTCGGCATCTGCATCGGCTATCAGCTCCTCTTCACCGAGAGCGAGGAATTCGATCAGGTGAAGGGGCTCGACGTGATCTCCGGTATCGTGCGGCGCTTCCCCGCGGGCCAGAAGGTGCCGCACATGGGCTGGAACGAGGTCGAGCACGGCGGCGACCTGGCGCTTTTCGACGGGATCCCTAGCGGCGCCCACTTCTACTTCGTGCACTCCTACTATCCGGACTCGGACGACGCGTCCCTCCGGCGGGCCGTCTGCGACTACGGCGT
This region of Candidatus Methylomirabilota bacterium genomic DNA includes:
- the hisB gene encoding imidazoleglycerol-phosphate dehydratase HisB; this encodes MTDKARGTEPALPRQARVERKTKETQIVLQLNLDGTGAAKVETTIPFFNHMLEAWSKHGLMDLAVDARGDTDVDLHHTVEDVGICLGKALKEALGEKRGIVRYGASYLPMDEALLHASVDISGRPYLVFNVPLQRTRISNFDLDLLKDFFRAVAFNAEITLHVTMHYGENLHHIAEATFKAVGRALAEATRLNPRISDVLSTKGSL
- the hisH gene encoding imidazole glycerol phosphate synthase subunit HisH, whose product is MIAVVDYGRSNLGSVEKAFARLGMPARIADDPRVVADAEAVVLPGDGAFDDVMRSLARRGLVDPLRAVLDEGRPFLGICIGYQLLFTESEEFDQVKGLDVISGIVRRFPAGQKVPHMGWNEVEHGGDLALFDGIPSGAHFYFVHSYYPDSDDASLRRAVCDYGVRFPAAVERDTLFATQFHPEKSQRWGLRLLENFAAFVRSRRR